The window ATATTTTTTGCTCTCGGTTTGTTTTTAGGCTGGCTTTTGTTTCGCGGAAGCCGGAGAAAAGTCATCTTAGAATCCCCGAAGGACAGCGAAATACATGAACTCGCCCGTTCGCTTGCCCATGAAATAAGAAATCCGCTCAACACAATAAGAATGAACTTGCAACTTATATCGGAAGAACTGGGTGAAAACGAAAGAATAAAACGCAGAATAAGCCTGATAGAAGACGAGATAAAACATCTTGATATGATACTTAAAAGCTTCCTCGACTACACACGATTGCCAGCTCCCAAACTCGAGAGAATAAACATAAACAAAGTCGTAAAAAATGGTGTCGAGATGATTCAGCCTCGAGCGGGAGGAATACGGATAGAAACCTCACTTGCTGAGTCACTTCCTATGATTTATGCGGATAAGGCTCTGATAACAGAGGTTTTGCAAAACCTCATTCAAAATGCTTTAGATGCGAGCAAAAGTGGTGATAAAATAGTTGTAGAAACCGGGAAATCGGATATTGGGGTTTACTTCGCAGTCTCGGATCAGGGTAAAGGGATACCACCTGAGGTTATGGAAAAGATATTCAAGCCATACTTCTCCACCAAACAGGGGGGGATAGGGATTGGCATGGCGGTTGTCAAAAAAATTGTTGAGGCTCACAACGGCAAAATATGGATTCAAAGTCGCACTGGCACGGGCACAAGAGTGGTGGTCGAGCTTCCGATAAGATAAAATTTTGATTAAAAACTATTGAGAAAAATGATAACAGCGATATAATAAATAAGATGGAATATTGGATATATATAATTCTTATTATCAACATTTTAGCTGTAATTTGGGACCCCCATCCACTGGTGAGACTCAATGCGGCGATAGTTTCTGCGATAGCTTTAATAGCATTGGGAAGGATTTTCACAAAAAAGCGACGCAAACACTTCGAAAAACTTCAGGCTGAGTTCGAAGCTCTTCAGAAGGAAAATGCCGAACTTAGGGAAAAGCTCGAAAAACACGGTATAAAAATATTAAGGCAGGATGACAATGTTTGAGATAATGCTGATAATATTAATGGTGAATTCGATAATTTTAATCATTCTCTCAAAAGCAGAGGGTTACTCGGGACTATGGCCCTTTTGCGTTCTTCAGATTATAGGTCTTTTAGCGCTTTTTTATATTCATGTAAGAACCAGAAAGGGCAAAAAGGAAAGATTGCAAACAAAAATAGAACATCTCAAAAGGGAAAATCAACATCTTCGGGAGTTCCTTAAGAAACTTGAGGAAAAGGATAAGACGGAAGGATAAAAAGATTCATCACTAAAAAAAGAAAGGGATGTTAACTATCTAATTTTCAACTTATCTGGCTGGTTACTTAACTTGCTGACCAGCCATTTTTTTATATTATTAACATTGCGAGAAAAAATTAATTCTGCTATGAAATTTATGAACGAAAAACTCAGGGAATTCATTTCATACCCGTTCGCGGAGCTCGATTCGTTAAAGGAAAAGCTCAAAAGAGCTGGCAGAACCATAATAGACATGGGAGTCGGCGACCCCGACTTTCCACCTCCAAAAGAGATTCAGGGGGCACTTGTAGCATCGCTTGCCAATCCAAAAACGCACAACTATCCATCGTACACCGGCGAGAGAGAATTAAGGCAAAGCTTCGCAAGATTTTTCCTGCAAAGATACAAAATAAAACTGGACCCCGAAAAAAACATACTCGTTCTTATTGGCACCAAGGAAGGAATATTTCATCTTCCGAACGCTATTCTAAACAGTGGGGACATTGGAGCTTACACAGAACCCTGCTACCCAGTTTATAGAGCAGGTATCGTTCTTGCCGGCGGAATCCCGAAAGAATTGCCGCTCACAGAGGATAACAATTTTTTCCCCGATTTATCGACACTCGATGATAATGTGAAGCTTCTTTTCATTAACAACCCAAACAACCCGACCACACAGGTTGCAACCAAGGAATTTTACGAGAAACTCGTTACAAAAGCTCATGAAAAAGGTTTCCTTATAGCCAACGATGCATCTTACAACGAGATTTACTTTTCATCACCGCCACCTTCGATACTTGAGATAGATGGAGCCTTGGATGTGGCAGTTGAATTTCACTCGCTTTCCAAAACTTTCAGCATGAGTGGTTGGCGGATAGGTTTCGTGGTGGGCAATAGCGACGCTATTTTTGCGCTCTCAGCCCTTAAGAAAAACATTGATTCAGGCGTTTTCAGGGCAGTGCAGGCGGCAGCAAAAACCGCGATAGATAGCTATTGGCAAATAAACGACGAAATAAGAGCGATATACCGCGATAGAGTGAAAACATTCAAAGATGCCCTTACAAAAAGCGGACTTGAAAGTTTCAACTTCGGTGCTACATTTTACATCTGGACCAAAATTCCCGATTCATTCGGGAGCTCGTTTGAATTCGTGAAGTTTCTGCTTGAGGAAACAGGGATACTCGCTATGCCGGGAGAGAACATGGGACCAAGCGGGAAAGGGTTCGTAAGGTTTTCGATGACCGTTCCCAACAGGAAAATAGAAGAGGCTATGGATAGAATATCAAAAATAAAATTTTAGGGGGTTATCATGAAGAAATTTGCTTTCATTCTTTTGTTCTTTTCACTTTTGGTTTCCCAGGAATTTGTGGTTACCAACGCCAGCCGTGACCAAAAATTTCCAGTCATAGCCTCGGACAGAGATTGCTTCCTGATAGTTTGGGAAGACCAGCGATATGGTATTGGCAATACAGACATTTTCGGCGTTGCCATGTGCGATACGGGAAGGTTAACGCCTATTTTTGCGGTATTCGGACCGGCATTTTACAACGAGATACGACCAGCAATAACGACAACAAGCGTCGGCGGCGAAGCGTTCGTGACATGGCTCGATTACGCCTCAGACCCGACAATAGATACAACGATGCTCATGAGCGGAGTTATCAGTTGTTCAGGAGTGTCGGGCAGTCCAACCGTTATAGCGAGGATTGACACCACAGGCTACGAAAGTCCAGCGGTAGCGTTCTCCGGCGATGTTTACCTCAATGTCTGGATGTTCACTGGCTCACGCCAGCAGGTTAAATACGCAGTTCTCGATACTCTTTCATCTCTGCTCGGAAGCTATGGAACCCTGTCAGGTCCCGCAGGATGTTATCCTGATGTTGCATTCAACAGATTCCGATTCCTTGTTGTCTGGCACGACTCCACATCATCAGGCGAGGGTATATATGCGCAATACTTCGATTCCGCCGGAATGCCTATAGGTTCGAGTTTCCTCCTGGTAAACCATCCTACCGCGACCAAACCCGCAGTCTTCGGTGTTTACGGCAGAACACCAGCAGAATCACCGTTCATAATAGTCTGGCAGGAGAACGAGGGTGTAACCGGGCAGGACATATATGTTGGCAAACTAACACCACCCGCCACAACACTTTCGATGACCTTCCCTGTGGTAAGAAGAATGGGGGACCAGGAAAATCCTGACATAGCGAGCGACCGCCACGGCTTTCTCATTGTCTGGCAGGACAATCGCCGCGAGACCGACATCGACATCTACGGAAAATATTTCAATGAAAATTTATTGCCCATAAGCCGCGATACAGCACTATGCACAGCGCGAGGAGCACAGATATACCCCCAGGTCGCCTACAGTTCAAGATTCGACAAATACATGGTCGTGTGGCAGGATAGAAGGTCATCGCTAAACTGGGACATCTACGCATTCATGTTGGACGAAAGCCCGATTTACCCGACCCCTTATGTTGCAACAGCTTTGCCATTCGAAAATGAGATTCTATCGTGTGATTCTCCAATAGTTTTCTACCTTGCTCTGGACGACCCGCTCGATACGATGACCGTTCAGATAACCTATGGATATGGGATGTACACTGCCTCAGACCCTGAAGTGTGGATTGACAGCAACAAAATCTTCTTCCACCCCGATTACCCGGATTCATCAGAGGAAACACTAATGGTATGCCTCGTTCGGGCTTCCGACATTTCGGGCGATACGCTCGCATTTCGATTCTGTCGCCACATAATATGGGACGACCTTGCCCCCCGAGTCGTCAGCACATCGCCATCGGCAGGAGCGACGATAACATCACCGCCACTCACCATAAACGGCACATTAAACGATGTCACTAAAATAATACTCGACAGCCTCGTCGTTAATGGCCGCGCATTCCAGCCCGGAGATACAGGCTTCAGTTGGAACGGTATAAATTTCTCCCTCGATGTCAGGGTATCGGGGGTTTCACTTCCGGAAACCAACATCGTTTGTGTTCACGCCAGGGACAAGAATTTCTGTCCCAATGAGCTTCACTACTGCTGGCGGTTTTTGATAAGAAGTGGCTCTCCACCTTCAGTGGTCCCGCACATTCCAACACCGGGAAGCGTAACAGCATGTTCAACACAGTCTATACAGGTTCTTATAAATGACCCGGATGGCGTTGACCCCACATCGATAAGAATGATGGTGGATTCGGTAACATACAACTATCCAAGCCACATGACCTATACGGCGCCTCTTTTAACTTTCACTCTTGACACGGCATTCAATGAGGGCGAGATAAATGTTTCTGTGGAATATGTTGAGGATGTGCTTGGCTACCACATAACCTCTCCAGTGAGATGGTCGTTCATAGTTGATAGAAGTCCGCCCACTGTAGATTCGTGCTCATATCCCGATGTGTTCGATACCACCCTGTCGGGGGATTTCCTCATCTATGCTTCGGATGCGTACACAGACTCATTAACACATAGATTCTGTTTCATCAGCCTTTATTATCACACAGGGGGTCTGATAAGGCGCTGGCGAAGAGATAGCCTTCTGCACCCCGCGCCAAATGTTATTGGTGTCGAAGAAAGCAAGTTCCTCGGTGCTATAAGAGGAGCAAGCACATCATCGAGCGATACATTCAGGCTTTGTGCAAGACTGGCTGATGGTCCAAAATATTGCCGCCCAAACATGCTCGATACATGCTGGCGCGTGATATACATAAGCTCCGGAATCAGCGAACCTCGCAACATTAAACCGACAATAATAACATTAACTGCATCACCTAATCCGTTCAACAGCTCAGTAAAACTTCAATATTCGGTCCCCGGGCTCGGCAACATAAAAATATTCACGATTAATGGGAAGCTTATCTACCAAAAGCGAGTCAAGGGTGAGGGAACAGTAACATGGTTCGGAAAATCGGATGACGGTGTGACAATGCCCTCGGGTGTATACATAGCCATGCTCACCAACGGCACGGAAAAGCAAACATGTAGAATGTTTCTCATAAGATAGATGCTACATGCTTAAAAAACTTTCTAAAGCACGCTTTCGATGACTTCGATGAGCTTCTTGGTCGTGAAAGGTTTTTTTAGGAAAGCATCACTGCATTTCTTGTAGGAAGGAGGAAGGTCTATCATCCCACTCGTGCATATTATTTTTATGTGAGGGTACTTTTTCTTTATGGATGACAACCAATCTATAGGCGATTCTCCCTCGCCAATGCTTATGTCGGATATTATAAGCTTTATGCCCTCTTTCATTTGTTCGAAAAGCTTTTCGGCTTCCTCCACAGTTTTTGCCACGCTGACTTTCCGGCCCTCCTCGGCGAGAGACAACGCGAAAAGCTCACACAAAACATCGTCATCCTCGAGAACAAGAACATTGCTTTCCTCCTTGCCCTTATGCTTTGCGGTTTCCACTTCAAGGACTAATTCTGGTTTTTCAGTTACAGTACTTAAAGGTAGATAAATCGTGAATGTGGTTCCTTTTTTGGGTTTGCTGTCGACAGTTATGAAACCATGATGAGCTTTTATTATTCCGTATGTGGCAGCAAGTCCAAGCCCCGTTCCCCGTTCTTTCTTCGTTGTGAAAAAAGGCTCAAAAATGTGCTCCATGGTCTCCTCGTCCATCCCTATGCCGGTATCGCTTATAGTTACCGTAGCAAATGTCCCGGCTCTCGCCTCTATATTTGTTTCAAGTAGTTCATCGCTCACATCCTCAATAGCAGTTTTTACAGTTATTACACCCCCGTCTGGCATTGCATCCTTCGCATTAACAAGGAAGTTAAGAAGACAATTATGAAGGCCCACCTCATCACCCATAATCATTATGTCGTCCTCAGTGTACTCCTTTACGACCTTGATGTTATCTGGAATCATTCCAGCGAAGTTCTCAAGCGAGCTTTCCACGAGTTCGTTAAGATTTACTGGTTTGAGCTCACGCCTTATGCTTTTTGAAAACGATAGTAATTGCGCTACCGTGTCTGCTGCCCTTTGGCTGCTCCTCAGTATAGCACCAACTATCTTGCGCTCCGGAGCGGTCGAAGCCATGGTGTGCATTAGATGAGATGCATAGCCCATAATCCCCATTAGCGAATTGTTGAAATCGTGAGCTATGCCGCTAACAAGTCTGCTCATCGTATCGAGTATCCTTATTCTTTGCTTTTGCTCGAGAAGAATCTTACTTTTGCTGATATCGCACAATATTCCGAATACAACCTCCTCCCCTTTTATAGTGATCTTTTTGGCTTTAAGATTTATCCATTTCATACCGCCAGCTTTGCAAAGCCCGAGGAAATCGAACTGGAATCTCTCGCTTATGCTATCGAACTCGTCCATAAGTTTCCTTTTAACGAATTTCTTGAAGGATGGTGCAACGAAATCGAGATAATTTCTGCCGATAAAATCCTTTTCGCTATCATACTCAAAAATCTCGGCCACCGCCTTGTTAACATACTTTATTACTCCATTCCTATCCGTCATAAACACGCCATCAAGCGCATTCTCAACTATGAATCTATATTTCTCCTCACTCTCATTAAGAGCGTATTTCATTTTCACCATGTCGGTGTAATCCTTACCAATAGCAAGCATATACTCTATTTTTCCCTCCTCATCGAAATAAATTGAGAACTCAAAGGCAATAATTTTGGTCTCACCGTCAGCAGCCTTTATATGAATGTTTCTGGTGGCTTTGGTTTTCTTATTGTTTATTATGTCCCACAGGAATTTCTTTATTTCAGCCCTCGAATCGGGTTCGGCAATGAACTCATCCCATCTGCTTGCATTAATATAATTTGTGCTAAGCCCTAAAAGCCTTTGCGTAAATGGATTTATTCCTATAATGCGGAATCTAGGAAGAAAAACCGCCATAACTATTGGAACATTCATTATTATTTCGTTGGTTATTTCGAGCAGTTCCTGATTCCTCCGAATCTCAGTAACATCCTCCATTATAAGAACAGCGCCCTTAACTTTGTTCTTGTAGAAAAGTGGCCTAATAAGCGATTCTATCACTCTGTCCTCATGATTTCTGAACTCCGCTCTTGCGGGGAAACCATTTAAGGCGGACTTTAACTTGCTATCAAAAAGTACCTTGTCACGCGGCAAAAGCAAATCAATGAGATTCTTCCCTTTATGGTCTTCGTCGGAACCAACGATATTCTGAAAGGCTTTGTTGTAAGTTAATATTCTGTAATTTCTATCTATTAATACCACGCCGTCATCGATGTTCTGTAAAATCAGCTCCTGAAAACTTTTAACAGGAATCTTGCCTGCTTTGTCGGAAAATATGATTGGTAGCCTTTTAAAACGCTTTAAGCGTAAAATAAAGAATACAGGCAACATAAGAGGCAACAGTTTGATGAAATTTTCTATAAAAATTCGCATTATTTATCGTTTCTCCTCCTCAGGCAAAATCATTATTGCCTCAACAAAGATCTTTTTGCCTTTTCTCCGAAGCCTTACTCTTACATTCTGTCCCTCCTTTAGTTCGCCATAAGGTATCAATTTCCCTTTTTTGTCATAGACCACAAGCCCTTTCCGCTTTAGCCGATAATACCTCTCATCTATCGCGATTCGGTTCTTATCTAAACCCATAATCTGGCCATCAACGGTAAAAAGCGTTTCGACACTCGCATTTTCTGGTATTATAGGAGGAATTTTAGGATCCTTGATTCGCGCTGGCTTATCCTCTTTTATGCGTGCCCCCACAACGCTCCGCGGATTGACCTGAGCAAACAAGTTTATTGCAAAGATAGCCAAAGCCATTAAAAAGATTATTTGTCTTCTATTCATTGTTCCTCCTTCTTACTTACCTCTCCAGAATATGGTGCCGCTTTTGGGGGACCTTACCGATGCCCTCGCTGTGGAAATAATGCCTGTAGAAAGTTGCACAGATATTGCGGCTTTATCAGTAACTCCAATGTGAGCAGCAGGCGCAGACGGCACACCTTCACCCAACTCCACGGATGTGTATAGCCATCCTGATTCGCTCGCACCAAGAATGCTCGTCCTGCCGGGAACACCAGTTAAATAATCGAGACCGTAAAGATAAGATGTCCCTCCGAAAGAACATATGTCCTCGTCCGGAATGAAAGAAGCAAAGAACACAACCTCACCGATGACGAGCGGCCTTGTTATGACTCTTTCGCCCGCCCTGAGTCTTCTGACCCAGCCACGAGAAGAAAGCACCCTGACAACGAGACTATCGTAAATCATACCATCGGGGATTGTCGGCGAGTAAACATAAGTTCCCGTATCCGTAAGCTGCACGCTGAAATCGGTCACATCGTAAAGGTCAGCGAATCGATATGTTTCGCTTCCATCGCTCCATGCTGAATCCTTAAGCGCGAAAATGTATTGTTGCGAGAAGTCGGCTTCATCAATATTCGAGAAGTATCTTCCCGTCCCGAAATAAAGCCATAGATTACCCTGCGGGTCAACCGTCGCCGCGCCAGGAGCAGTAACTGGCGCCGGAACATCCATAAGCACCGAGAGACTCCATGTGGTAGGGTCGTCCGAACTGCCAGTAGTCACACGATAAATTCTTCCGTGCCATGAGCCGCCCGAATAATAGGAACATCCATAGTAGATAACATCGACATTGCCATCCACATCCACATCCACCGGCATAGCCTCACCCGAATGCGCGTTATCGTGCTCGGAAATGAACAACGCACCATCAGAGGGGTCAGCAACATTCAACGCGAAGAATATCGCCTTATGTGAGCTAAAACCGTCAAGGTCGGTGGGACCCGAACCAGAGATAAAGAACCACTTGTCCCCCACTTTGGCTACTGCAGGATAATTAACTGTATATCCGAGCAATGGGTCCCATAGCTCCCACAAAACTCGAGGAGTATCGGGAATAGTTACATCGAGGCAAATGAACGACGAGTTCAACTGGTTGGTAGTGACCACAGTTCCAGCAGGCGCCACCGGGAAAGATGTTTCCGTGAATATCGATGGAGGAACCAATCGCCAGTGATTAATCTGCCATCCAAGATTGTATGGGGTGCCGCCAAAACGCAACCCCATTATCAAAATTGTTCCCCATCCATTTGTGTGGACCGTGTCGCCCTCGGTTGGGAAAACCCTTGCATCAAAAGCCTTTGACTTGGAATCAACATAGTAAACATGACAATACTCTGGGTCGGTAAGCCACTTTAAATGTGGAATCACGGAAAACGGTATTATAGCCCATATTTCCTCACCAAGGTCGTATGAGCCCGGGTCGAGGTATCCTCTAACATAAGGGTCTGAGCGTTCGTGGTATCTGCCCGCGTTGAAGGCATGTATCATACCACTATTCGAGCCAACATAAACTCTCCCCTCACGGTCTTTATACCTTCTATAAAATTGCCTGTATGTTCTATCTCCGTAAACGAGGTCGTATCTATCTTTCGGGGCACCCACGAATGTTGGTGATGAGTGAATTATATCACCAAGTTTCCACACATTCGTTCCTATGGTTCTTTGTCGCCAGTAAATGCTTTTGAAATCCTCACCTCTTATAAACCTAACAAGACTGTCCACATCATCAGGAGTCTCTACATCGAAAAGCTTGCGCAGCTTTTTCATATCATCTGATGGGGTAAAATCAATAAGATTGAAGACTGTGGGTGAATCAACAGGTATTGGCATAGTTGAATCTACGGACGCGAGTGTTGCACACGGCAAATCAATCATTATTCGCCTATCGTCCGCATCCTTGGTCAAAAGCATACTTCCTGCCCGCCAAACGGAGTTTATGTAGTCCGGGTCCACGGCGTCTATGGTATCGTCTATCTCACCGTCCCCGTCATCATCCTCGAACCGATGGACAAGCGTCTGGTTTCTGTCTGAGTGAAACCTTATTTGCACTATGTAATCAGTTTTAAGGTCCAGCTTTTTATCGTGATCGGTGTCCTCACGGAAATTACCCCATGGGTCAACCCACAACGCATGAAGGTCGCCAGTCCAATCGAGCTGAACAGAGCCCGTAAACTTTGAAGGAGAAAAAAGCGCCTGAAAAATCGTGCCCTCACCCTTGGTAGATGTCGTCACCACTGATACACCCGAAGCGGAAGACACATTTCTCATAAGGTCAATAAACACCTGAATAAGCGCCGCCTCAAGAAGATAGCCATCCTCAGCTCCGAAGTAAGCATCAGGAACGCTATCTCCATCCACATCCCACTCCACTTGAAGATCAGGAATAAGGTTTCCGTTCCTGTCCTCAAACGCACCATTTATAGCTGCCCTCTGAAGAATCTCTATAGCATCCCTTGACTGACCGAAAGTATAAATCGTATAAAGAGTTAGATTTTGCATACCAGTGAAATCACTTCTCAGGTCGTTGGTGTGTGCCCACAATGCCACATCGTCGAGATAATCTGAACCATCACTCGCCCACGGATATACATTTGGATTTTTCCCTGGGGGAACGGGGTCATCACCGTCACCGTCGTAGTCTCTAAGCCAGCTTGGAATGTCCCTGTCTTGAGTGCTTTCACCGTCAGTAATAAGTATCACATAGTTCTTTTGGCACCAGTACTCTATCGGGTCGTGGCTAGCGTAGTTAACACTATTATAGTACCCCGTTGTTGCCTGAAAAAACCTGGTTCCCTCGTAAAACGATTCCGCAAGCGGTGTCCATGTATTACAGCCGATGTTCTCAATGTCATCGACAAGGTCATCGACATCCGCCCCCATCCATTCGTAAATTCTACCGCCCTGGTCATTGTTGAAATGCATTATGGCGTAGCGTATTCTATTGGCAGTGTTCTGGATAAACCCGTGAGGATTTTCCGGCCCTATGATTTTCTTTTTGGCGGTCCACTTGTACGAATAGCTTCCTGAGGTACAACTACTTCGCCTATAAGCCTTTACATAATCGTAATAGCTATTGTAAAAACGCCACCTGCAGCCATCGTCACACCACCAATATTTGTAGAAATACCTACTTTGAACCGGGTCCTCCCATATCAGAGTTTTGGGACCTGGAACACTTCTATCCTGAACTTTACCGCCCACAAAAACCTTTCTTGAAATGTCTATTCTTCTTGACATCAACCAATTAAGGAAATTGCCCTTGAAGCGCTTGTGGGCAGGGTCAGCGTCAGTGGATGTCCCCCAGTTGGTGGTATATTCGAACCTTTTTGTCGCATCGTTGTAAACATAGTAGCTATCGGGTTCAGCATAGCCGTAATATCGTCTGTTAGGGTCATAGCTTCCGTAATCGTAAACCTCCGGTGATGACGATGTAGTATCGACATAGGCAGGCCAGTTCATGGAACCAGAGTTGTCAAAGATTATAAGCACATTAGGCATTACATTCTGCGTGAGGAACGGTGGGTAGGCGCAGGGAGCGGTGTTCCCGGGCTCTCCAGTGCCAACCGGTGGCACCGCCAAAAGTACACTAAAACAAACCAAGAAAATTATCGCCAACTTTTTCATAGAACCCTCCTATCGGGCTCTTATCCCGACTATTTTTCTATATACGGTCTCAAGAGTTGTTTTTTCCTTCTTTGGACCTGTAGCTGTTGATTGAAGTCTGTAAAACACCGCGCTTCCCCCAGAGGAAATTCCCGTCCCTATTCCCTCATAGCCGGTGCCGCCAAAAGCTATATTCGCACCACTAACCACACCCGAGAAAAGCTGTTCGACTGTTACCGTAACACTCTTTCCCGCGACATTAAGGGGGACCACACTTATATCCTGCGCCTGCATAACGGCCTCCTCGATTTTAGCGAACCCTATCTCAAGCCCCGACTCGGCTGCCTCGAAAGTAGTAAGGTAGCGACGCGAACTCCCTGTAACCTTAACGCCTTTAACAAGCAGGTGGATGCTTATACCCACTATAATCATCATAAAAATGACCACCATAATAACGGTTAGCATAGCTACACCGCGCCTATTTCCAATTTTTGCTCGCATGCTAAAAGTTCCTCGGGCAAACGCTGCTTTCCCAGATATTGTATCTTTTGTGTTCCCCAATATCACTCACATGAACGACATTGTTACACACAACGATTGAATCAAATGGGGTAACATAACTTTGGGCTTGAGGAGTCGCCGTGAGAACATTCAACTTAACGAGTCTGATGTTTTTTATCAGCGATGGATTCGATATTACGGATGAGAGGTCATATACTATTTCATCGCTATCCTGTTGCCTGTCGCCATCGAGGTCGAGCCAGAACGAAACCTGAAAGTCTGCCACATTGGAGACGAACGCGTCGTTGTTCCGGTAAAGCGTATCGCCTGAAAGAGAGTAGGTTACCACTTCCTCACCGCTTGTGTCAGCCAGTGGGAAAACGAAATTTCTACCGGTCGAAACGATGTTGTCGAGCTGAACTATATATGCGTGTGTGCTGTCGGGCATTATCGTCGGCGTAAGACTGACAACCCTGTATCGCGGCATACCCACCCTTTGTCCGGTGGGAGTCAAAATTGTTATCACATCACCGACAACGAGGTCATCTCTATTATCCCATCTTCTAACCGTTATCTGAGGCACACCCACCGAGGGAGACAAAATGTAAGTCCATCGTGCACGCTTTCCTCCAACGCCAAAAGAGGTAGCGCGCAATGTCACGATATCCGAGCCATTGTATCCGCCATTATCGGTTATTTCTATGGGCATTTCCTGAGATGGCAGTCCGAAACCCGCCATCATTATGTCCCATTTGGTGAAGTCTGTCGCCACCTGGATGTCAACCTGCTCAAGAGATACTTTTTCGTGGGAGAATGTGGCCGAAAAGAAATTGGAAAAGACATAAAATGTTGCACTGAGTAAAACCCCCACCAAAACCATAGCGACGAGGATTTCGGTAAGTGTCATTGAGTCACGAAATTTTAGCAAACCTTTGCTCATCTCGGCGCCGAAGTTTTATAGGTTAACAAGTTAACCCTCTTTATTCGCATTTCCACGGCCGGGTCGTGCCACTCAACAAAAATGTTTATGGTTTTAACACCGCTCGTCGGCGAATCATTAACCACATTCCACCCAAGAACATAAAGTGTTCCCTCAACCGTGACTGAGTCGGTGTGGTCGTAGGAAAGCGTATCCCAGAGGTCGGTGGTGTCGCCATCATCGGATATTAATGGGTCGCCGAAGTCAAGGGAACGAAATTGTTCCGCATATTGCTGCATAAGAAGTCTTGCCTGTGCAATGCGCTTGTTGTAAAGGTTCGTCTTCATTATATAAGCTGCCATGGGCATGAGTGCTAACCCCGCTATAAGCAGAATCGTGAACGCAA of the bacterium genome contains:
- a CDS encoding type II secretion system protein translates to MAGGNKIRLSARCGLTLLEVMVAFTILLIAGLALMPMAAYIMKTNLYNKRIAQARLLMQQYAEQFRSLDFGDPLISDDGDTTDLWDTLSYDHTDSVTVEGTLYVLGWNVVNDSPTSGVKTINIFVEWHDPAVEMRIKRVNLLTYKTSAPR